The following is a genomic window from Candidatus Eremiobacterota bacterium.
GACACCGTGATCCCGGCGCTGCGCGGCGCGCACGCGCTGCGCGACGCGCTGCGCGCCGGCGTGCCGTGGACCGGCGCCAGCGTCCACTACGTCACCGAGGCGACGGACCGCGGCGCCGTGCTGGTCCGCATCCCGCTGCCGGTCGGCGAGGCGACGACGCCCGAAGCGCTCCGCGAGCGCGTCCGGCCGGCCGAATTCCTGGCCGTCGAGGCAGCGATTCGCCGCTGGAGCTTCGAACGATAGAAACATGGTGATGGACCGAGCGCCGAACCATCGTGCCGTGCTTGTATGGCCGTTGCGAGGTCGAATCGGGGGCCCCGCGCGCAGCGTGGGGGGCGCGGGTTCCGACGAGTCGGAACCCACGAACGAAGTTCGTCGCCGCTTCGCGGCGGGGTGCTTTGCACCCGAGCTTGGAGCGGAGCGCCGTTAGAATGGAAGACGACGGGCTGATGCGGTTGGCGGTCCCGGTCGGGCCGGAGGACCACGTGCGCGGGCCGGCGAGCGCGCCGGTGACGCTGGTCGAGTACGGCGACTTCGAGTGCCCGTACTGCGGCGTCGCATATCCTGTGGTCAAACAGCTGGAGAAGAAGTACGCCGGCAAGCTGCGGGTGGTGTTCCGGAGCTTTCCGCTCGAGCAGCACCCGCATGCGCAGAAAGCCGCCGAAGCCGGCGAGTTCGCCGCCGACCACGGCAAGTTCTGGGAGCTGCACGACCTGCTCTACGAGCACCAGCGCGCGCTCGATGAGCGCCACCTGCTGGGCTACGCGGAGACGCTCGGCCTCGAGGCCGGCGCGCTCGAGACGGCGTTGCGCGAGGAGACGTATGCGCCGATCGTCGCGGAGACGAAAGAGGGCGGCGAAGAGAGCGGGATCCCCGGAACGCCGGCGTTCTTTCTGAACGGCGTGCTCTTCGAAGACGAGCCGACGCCGGAAAACCTCTCGCACGCCGTCGACTATCTGCTGGAACACGGCACCTTTGCGTGAGCTGAGCGAGCCCGCGGCGGTATCCGAATCGCGCGTCGTCCTGGCCCGGGTCAGGCGCGCCGACGCCGACGAGCTGATCGCGCTGAACCGTGAGAGCGTCGACTATCACGAGCCGTGGGAGACCGCGTTCAAGGACCGCGCACATTTTGACCGCTGGTTCGAGCGCAGCATCACGGGCCGGCACGTCTCGCTGATCGCGCGCGAGCGCGCGACGAACGAGGTCGTCGGCGTGATCAACTTCAACGACGTCGTCATGGGCGCGCTGCGCGGCGCGTACTGCGGCTACTGGGGCTATCCGCGCACCGGCCGCCGCGGCTTGATGACCGAAGCGCTCCGCGCGGCGGTCCGCTTCGGCTTCGAAGAGCTCGGTCTGCACCGCATCGAAGCGAACATTCAGCCGGGCAACGCACGCTCGCTCGCCCTCGCCCGCCGCGCGGGGTTCACCAAGGAAGGCTTCTCGCCGCGCTACCTTTTCCTGAGCGGCGCGTGGCGCGATCACGAACGCTGGGCGATCCTCGCCGAGGATACGGAGGCGTTCTGACCCGGCGAGCACTTGTTTCGCTGAATCGGGAACATTTTGGCAGTACGGGCACCTCTTACGGGATATGATTCGACACGAG
Proteins encoded in this region:
- a CDS encoding GNAT family N-acetyltransferase, whose product is MSEPAAVSESRVVLARVRRADADELIALNRESVDYHEPWETAFKDRAHFDRWFERSITGRHVSLIARERATNEVVGVINFNDVVMGALRGAYCGYWGYPRTGRRGLMTEALRAAVRFGFEELGLHRIEANIQPGNARSLALARRAGFTKEGFSPRYLFLSGAWRDHERWAILAEDTEAF
- a CDS encoding DsbA family protein; translation: MEDDGLMRLAVPVGPEDHVRGPASAPVTLVEYGDFECPYCGVAYPVVKQLEKKYAGKLRVVFRSFPLEQHPHAQKAAEAGEFAADHGKFWELHDLLYEHQRALDERHLLGYAETLGLEAGALETALREETYAPIVAETKEGGEESGIPGTPAFFLNGVLFEDEPTPENLSHAVDYLLEHGTFA